A DNA window from Helianthus annuus cultivar XRQ/B chromosome 15, HanXRQr2.0-SUNRISE, whole genome shotgun sequence contains the following coding sequences:
- the LOC110909664 gene encoding agamous-like MADS-box protein AGL80 — translation MPRSKVKLAFIENKKARKSSFMKRKECLKNKLKELCTLCGIEACAIIYSSYEPGLEVWPEDNTAFQNVLNEFLTKLPMERNKFMSNQDSYIKERISKVDGQIKKQIVMTRDFVKAKLMSECLSGKVSLAGLNSKDLNNLGSFAGHKLPEIEERIKVLKSDAPASQLQLPEPKEVVGCSDNASHMAAAETNVDCYVPVMENTGWYPPDWTSDHVEHGLDPVPGLNMMNPFPDDPIFSWSDAYIPKKTG, via the coding sequence ATGCCTAGGAGCAAAGTGAAGCTTGCTTTCATAGAAAACAAGAAGGCAAGGAAAAGCTCCTTCATGAAAAGAAAGGAATGCCTGAAGAACAAGCTGAAGGAGCTGTGCACCCTATGCGGCATCGAGGCATGCGCCATCATTTATAGCTCATACGAACCTGGACTCGAGGTGTGGCCCGAAGACAACACTGCTTTCCAAAATGTGTTGAACGAGTTCCTTACGAAATTACCCATGGAGAGGAACAAGTTTATGTCCAACCAGGATAGCTACATTAAAGAAAGGATCAGCAAGGTCGACGGTCAGATCAAGAAGCAGATCGTGATGACCCGGGATTTTGTGAAGGCCAAGTTGATGTCGGAATGCTTGAGTGGTAAAGTCTCACTTGCTGGCTTGAACTCAAAAGATTTGAATAATCTTGGGTCATTCGCTGGTCATAAACTCCCAGAAATTGAGGAGAGGATTAAGGTTCTCAAAAGTGATGCCCCTGCATCACAGTTGCAACTACCAGAACCGAAGGAAGTTGTGGGTTGTAGCGACAATGCTAGCCATATGGCGGCTGCAGAAACAAATGTCGATTGCTATGTACCAGTGATGGAAAACACTGGTTGGTACCCGCCTGACTGGACTAGTGATCATGTGGAGCATGGTTTGGATCCAGTTCCAGGGCTCAACATGATGAACCCATTTCCTGATGACCCCATTTTTTCGTGGTCTGATGCATACATTCCGAAGAAAACAGGTTAA